The segment CTTGCAGTCGAAATGACATTCTTTGTTTCGCCCAGACTTTTTGAGAAGTTACCATAAAACGAGCTAACTGGTGTAATAGCTTAGAAAATATAAAAAGCGCCAACACGACCTTCTAAAATAACATAAGATTCGCCATCAACACGCTGGGGTATCACGCCAGCTTCAGCAAAAACGCCGATACCAGCTAAAGAAGCTCCAACACCAAGAGCGCCGCCATATTCAATTGAACGTGGGCCTTCAAGAAGATTACCAACACCAAGAATTAAACGGCCATAAACAGGTAGTAGCGGTGGACTAACCACTAGCATTGGACGCAGGCGCATATTGGTATCGGAGTTATCTTGGGGCATATCCATAACTACGCCTAATTCAGCGCGTAACATTTGACCTATGGATAATCCAGGGGCGATCATAATATTAACGGGTCCCCATTTATCATCAACGCTTGGCGAAACTTGCGCACCGCGTCCAAGAGAAGCTTCAACAATAACGCCGGCTTTCGAGATTGCCGGAGCAAAAGCAATAGCAATAATACAAGCAAAAGCCCAAGTTAGCTTGGTCATAGATACATCTCCTTAAATTTGAAAACAGCAATTAAATAGACGACAACCCCTTTGATATTGTTCAAAGTTTAACAAGATGGAGGATGCCCTTAAGTTGATTATGAGTCAAAAAGTAGTAACGATTTTTTAATCTCAAAATCCAAAAGCCTATTAATTAACTATAGTTAACGTCAACGCTTGCCGATAATTGTCATCGTGTGCTAGCCCACATTTTTGATAATACATAAATTTAGATTTATTTAAGCAAATACTTATGCACGCGAGGTAGAGCATGTCTGGTCATAGTAAATGGGCAACAATTAAACGTAAAAAAGGTGCAATTGACGCTCAGCGTGGCAAGCTTTTCACTAAGCTAGTACGCGAAATAACTACTGCCGCTAGTATTGGTGGTGGCGATCTTGCTGGAAATCCTCGCCTGCGTACAGCGATTGCTGCAGCCAAAACTCAGAGTATGCCCGCTGATAAAATTGACCGTGCTATCAAAAAAGGCACCGGCGAACTTGAAGGCGAAAAGATTGAAGAAGTCACCTACGAAGGTTACGGACCAGGTGGTATTGCGATTTTAATTGAAACCCAGACTGATAATCGCAATCGCACCACTAGTGAAGTACGTATGGTGCTTTCAAAAAATAATGGCAATCTTGGTGCAACAAATTCAGTCGCTTATATGTTTCATAAACGTGGGATCATTCATTTTGATGCCAATGTTTATAGTGAAGATACAATTATGGAAGTGGCACTCGAAGCAGGCGCCGAGGATATACAACAGGATGGTGAAAGCGTTATAGTAACTACCGATATAAAGAGTTTTGCTGATGTATTAGATCTGTTTGATAAGAAAGAAATGAAGTACCAAAACGCTGAGATGTCGATGATCCCTGAGACCACAGTGAAAGTAAGTGGCGATGCGGCTGTAAAGATTGTGCGTTTGATTGAGCGACTTGAAGAATGCGATGACGTGCAAAAAGTATATGCGAATTTTGACATTGATTATGCTGAACTTGAACGCATAGCATTGTTATAATATTTTAACAAAGCGAGTTAGCGAATGCGTGTTCTCGGCATTGACCCAGGTTCACACAAAACCGGATGGGGGGTAATACAATCCGAGGGCGGGCGACATAAAGTTTTAACCTATGGAGTTATTTGTACCAAAGCAGACACTACTGCTACTCGTTTGTGTGATATAGCTAATGGTATTGATGAAGTAGTGCATACAAATAAACCTGAAGCTATAGCTATCGAAACTATCTTTCACGCAAAAAATGCTAAGAGTGCTTTGATATTAGGACAATCACGAGGCGTAGCTTTATTATGCGCTGCCCGAGCTGGGGTTGCGATTTTCGAATATACCGCAGGCCAAATAAAGCAGGCTGTTACTGGGCATGGACGAGCAGAAAAAGAGCAAGTGCAAAAAATGGTGCAATTTATACTGGGTATAAATAGACCGATGGTGCTTGATACTAGCGATGCATTGGCTGCGGCGATTTGTCATGCACAAATGCGGGTGACTGAACAATCGACTTTTTTAGCAGAACTTGCAGCATCACGACGTATAAGTAAGCAACGACTAAAAAGATACAGTAACCATATGGATGACATCTAATGATTGCAAGTTTGCGCGGTATATTGATTTCTAAAAATGCCAGCAGCGCTGTAATTGAGTGTGGCGGGGTTGGCTATTTTGTAGCAATGTCATTAACTTCGCTAGCTAAAATAGGTAGCGAAGGTAGCGAAGTCAAAGTGTTAGTGCATACACAATTATCGCAAGATGCCTTGCGGTTATTTGGTTTTTACGATGCCAAGGAGCGGCAGATTTTTGAAGTACTTATTAGTATAAATGGTGTTGGCCCCAAGTTGGCTTTAGCGCTGCTTTCAAGCCTTAGTCCTGATGAGTTATGCAGTATTGTTAGTCGTGGTGACCGTTTAGCACTAACTCATGTGCCTGGGGTTGGGGCAAAGAAAGCAGATAGATTATTGCTTGAACTTAAAGGTAAATTACCTGAACCAGTGGCGATGCTCCCAAGCGGTAACTCAACTTTACATATTGATGTACAAAGTGCCTTAATTAATTTAGGTTTTGCTCCAAATATTGCTGATAAAGCGGCACGTCAGGCTTTGGCGGAAAATCCTGATGAAGTTGAAATAGCTACTTTAGTGCGAGCAGCACTGCGTGGAACACGGGGTTAATTGATGTCGCAGAGCAATAAAGAGTGTATGCCAGAACGTATGATCACTGCTACTGCATTACCTGGTGAAGCGCGGCATGAGTTATCATTGCGACCGCGTACTTTTAATGAAATCATCGGGCAATCAGAATTGGTAGATAATTTAAAAGTATTTGTGAAAGCCGCACGTGAACGCGGTGAGGCATTAGATCATTTACTGCTTTGTGGCCCACCGGGTTTAGGGAAAACTACTCTTGCACATTTAATAGCTAATGAATTAGGGGCAGAATTACATTTAAGCAGCGGTCCAGCGATTGAGCGTAAAGATTTGGCCGGTATTTTATCACAATTAAAAGAACGTGATGTTTTGTTTATTGATGAGATCCATCGTTTAAGTCCCGTGGTTGAAGAAAATCTCTACCCCGCCATGGAAGATTTTAGTTTTGATTTAGTGCTTGGCGGTGGCCCGCATGCTCGTACTATTCAAATGCCTTTGCCTCAGTTTACTTTAATCGGTGCAACAACACGTACGGGTTTACTTACGGGGCCAATGCGTGATCGTTTTGGGTTTACTGGAAGGCTTAAGTATTACAACGCTGTTGAGCTTGAGCAAGTTGTGCTACGTTCGGCAGGCTTACTATCTATTAAGTGTAATACAGGTGGTGCGCGCGAAATTGCACGACGTTCACGAGGTACACCGCGTATTGCTAATAGATTGCTGCGGCGCGTACGTGATTTCGCCGAAGTTGATGGCAGTGGGATCATTGATTTAGAAATCGCTAAACATGCCACTTCTCGACTTGGCGTTGATGAACATGGTTTTGACGAGATGGATCGACACCTACTTGAAGCAATAGTAGTTAAATTTGATGGGGGTCCGGTTGGTTTAGATACATTAGGAGCCGCACTGGGCGAAGAAGCTGATACTATTGAATCAGTATACGAACCATTTTTGTTGCAAGAAGGTTATTTAAAGCGCACTCCGCGTGGCAGAATGGCTACGCTAAATACTTATGAATTTTTGGGGAGATCAATGCCGAAAAGTAATTTGCAAGATTAATTTGTTTAGGGTTATGGTTGTTTACAACAACGAAAGCCTGCATAGAGAGTTGACCAAGTAGCATTAAAAGAACAATTTACACGAGCAGAAGCTGAAGCACAGTTAAAAGCGCCACCACGAATTTCATAACCTCGGTTAAGAAGGTCGTTTGTTGAAGTAACTATTTCCCACACATTGCCATTTATATCTAATGTGCCATAATCATTGGTGCAGTCAGAGAATTGAGCAGTCGGTACTTCATGGAAAATTTCAATGTTATATTTATAGTAGTAGGTATATCCACAATTCGTTGTGGTGTCACATGGACTTATGCTTCGTTGTACACAAAAATCATCACAGAAAGTGTCAACACAATTGCAAGTTTCGCGATTAAATATATTACCGTAAACATAGTTGTTTTGTTGTGACCCAGTACATGCGGCAAACCATTCTTCTTTGCTACATAAATGTTTACCAGCAGCTTGGCAGGCATCTTTAAATTCATTGAAATGAGTGGTTGTCATTTCATCAACCATCCAGGGTAAAACCCCAGGTTGACTTATTGCAATTGAGTTATTGATACCTTGATCACTTTCTGTAGCGTCAGCGCGTGAGGCTTCATATTTATCGATGCAAAATGCTGAACCAATAGCAACCATATCATTGGGGCAAAGAGATTGTATTTTGGTTTCGCAGCCATCATCTGGTAAGCCATTGTCATCACGCCAGCCAGCGTAGCATTGATATGAACATTTGCCTTCATTACAAATTGGTGAGGCATAGGGTAGAGATGGGCATACATTACCAACACTGCCACAATTTAAGACATCACTATTAAGGTCAGTATCTTCATCAATAAGCCCGTCACAATCATTATCTATATGATCTGCTACTTCATCGCCAGACGGGGAACATGTGTATTCACAACCATCGCTAGTGCTGTTGTTGAGGTTATAAAAGCCAGCATCGCAGTGCTCCATTGTGCAGATGCCATGAATACAAGAAGATTGTGCATTGATAAAAACACAAATCGTGCAAGCATTAGGCATAGTACAACGGTAATTGTCACAAATATAAGCTGCACCAAATGATATATCACAGTCACTATCTTTATTGCATTGAATGATGCATTCACCTTTAGGGCTACAAATTTTCGGCGATTTGCAATCAAGATCGCTGTTGCATTTTTCATCGACAAGACAGCTCGTATTTTTTAAAGATATTAGCAATATTAAGCAGCGATAAAGAAAGAGTGAACGTGTCATTTTTTACCTGCTTCATGTTATGTGAAGTCGCTAAAAGTAAGAATAGTCCCAGCTTCACCTTCAATACAGCGATTTTGAAAAGTTTCTTTGATACGAGAGATAGCGTGTTCACCAGTACAATGACAAGGTACAATTATATCAGGAGAGAGTTCTTTCAGTGCATCAATAGTGTAATTTAACCTATGTTCACTTGCACTGTTTAAGTGAAATCCACCTAATACGCAATGCACGCGTTTTTCACCACTAATATCTTGTGCGTGTATTATAGTATTTATAATACCAGCATGACTGCAACCGACAATTATAACTAAGCCGTTTTTAGTGTTAAACCATAATGCTATTTCATCAATAATGTCATCTGGCTGTTTTCCGTAAGCATCTTTATAAAAAGGGCCTCCAACATCTTCAATTTGATTTTGTCGTGGTATCGGTCCTGAAATGACTAAGCCATCTACAAGCCTAATAGGTGAAGTAACTTCATGTAAATTTAATTTTGAAACTTTATTAAGGGCTAACTTTGATTTTTCAGAAATTGCTATAGATTTCGCAACGCCGTCTCTAATTGAATAGCGCGGTATTGTTGCTAAAGGATGAAGATAAATATGTGCATTTGGGGATTGTTCGTAGATTATTGGGAGACCGCCAGTATGGTCATAATGCCCATGACTGATAATGACACTATTTACACGAGTTAGATTAGTATTTAAAGTGATCGTATTTAAATTAAAAGCTTCTCCTTGGCCGGTATCGAATAGTAAATAATGATTTGGTGTCTCAAGTAATACAGCGAAACCATGTTCAAAATGCAGTCCACTTTTGGCTTTGTTGTCTACTAAAATTGTTAATTTAGCTGTTGTTGCTAAAGAGTTCATGTTTTGCCTTAAATAGCATTTTTAGCAATAAATTTTGCCGTTGCTTTAGCCATAACTTTATTGTCTTGAACTATTTGAGCACTAACATAATACAATGGATGTACTGGCTTTTCATCAATAGTACCACTAACTGCCACAAAACGGTCAGGGTTTACTGGTGCATGAAATTTCACCGTGAGTTCTGCAGTGACTGCGACAACCCCAATTGAAAACAGCACATTAGTCATTGCTGCATCAAGCAATGCTGATACCATACCACCATGCAACGTTTTCGGGTAGCTTTGCAAGATATCATGGCAAGGGAACATAGCTAATACCGAGCCGTCTGGTTGCACTTTAAATCGTAGCTTTAAGCCCATATTGCTTGACGAGCTACACATAATACAATTGGGATGCTCGAAAGTAGCAATAGACATCAGTGTAGCTTGTCGTTCAGTTATATTAATATCTAGATCTGGTGAATTATTTTGCAAAGTTACATCCATTATTGTCTCCGTGCTTCTGTCTTTGCTTCGTAAACTTCAAGTAAAACATCGACTATCGCATCATGTTGAAGCTCATAGACATATTTGACATTATCAATAAAAAGAGTAGGTGTGGCATCGACTTTATTACGTAGGCCTTCTTGTTTTGAGGTGATCAGAGATTGTCTTGTTTGGGGATCTGCTAAATATTTTTCGAAAATCGTTTTATCCAGGCCTTCTTCAGATGCCCAACTAGATAACTGAGCAGGGCAAAATTGCTCATAGCGGTCATATAGTTTAATAGTGAATGGCCAAAATCTATTTAAACGAGCCGCACTTACCATGGCTAAGCCACCTTCAGTTGCGCCAGGATGGCTTTTGATTGGAAAAGGACGAAAATATAATCTAGCTTTGCCAAATAGAACCCCATTGCTAATTTTATGATATAGGGAAGTGATGACAACCTTACAGAATGGACATCGTGCACATGCATAGACAACCACAGTTACTGGGGCACTTTTATCACCAGCAAGTGTATTTTCATTAAGAGTAATAACTGCTGGTTTAATTGCAGGAAGCACACTTTGAGCACGTTTGTTAAATGCCATTTTTATTTCTTGTTGGGTTTTGCCAGCAGCAATATGACGGCAAAGATCATCAGCAACGCGTATTACACCGCGATTAGGTTTTTGATGCGCTAGGCAACTTTCAAAGGTTTCATCGCAACCAGCATAAGGATGTAGTTTTAAAAAAATTTCGTTTTGTATTTGTTTTTGTGTAGGAGTCAGAGCATTGCAATGTTTGGTTTGTGCGACCGCGTTATTGTTGCAGAGTAAAGAAATAAATACCAACACAAACAAATAGTTAGAACGACTATTGGCAGGAATAGCCATAGGTTAAGTCCTTTGTTGCTTTAGTCGAAAAATAATTCCATCAATACTGAATATATATTTATTAAAAAAGATAATATAGATGCCGAGTATTAGCCAGAATGAGTCGCGAACTATAGTACGCCAAGATATGGGATCTTCATTAGCTCCCTGAGAGGCGAAACAACCACATGCCATATGTAACCCTTTGTGTAACGCTAGGACCACTGCCAAAATAAAAACCAGCATCATTGCGCAAATCAATAAAGATGCCGCTCGTATACGAAAACCGAGAAGTAACATTAGGCCAGCAGTAAGCTCTACCCATGGCAAAATAATGGCCATTAAGTTTACTAACTCAAGAGGTAATATTTGATAAGTAGCCACATCGAGAGCAAAAGCATCTGGGTGTAATATTTTATGATAACAAGCAAAAAGGAAAATTAAGGCTAAATATACACGAGCAATAAAGACAAAATAAGCATGCCCTTGCCAATAGAAAAACTTATTCATTGGTGGCTCCGCCAAGCTTTTTAGCTATCATTGCTTTTGCGCCACCTTTGATATAACTAACATTTTTTATACCATTACCAGCTAATTCACGAGCAAGTTGTTCACCCGAATCGGGGTCGCTGCCGTCACCAAAAACTAAAATTTCGCGTGCACCTGAAGCAGCAATGCTATCAATTATTTCAGAGGCAACAGGAGTAAGATAATCGTATGGTATATGTATTGCCTTATCTAATTTGAATTTATCACGGTCGTTTATTTGACGTGCATCGATTACTATTACATGGTCATCATATATTAAGGCTGTACCTGCAGTAACTGCATCTACTTCACCAGTAGTTACTGGGCAAGGTACTAATATTTGATATTCTTGCTTTTGAATAAAAGGGATCCCGTCACTTCTTAAAAGGTTAGTTATGCAGGCAATTAATGTGCAAATGAATATAATTATAGCAGCGTCACGAAATACTATACGCCATGGCGTAATTACTTGTTGTGTCGATAGTAAAAAAATATATTTTTTTATTCTATACACGATGAACTCCTTTGCATCGCTTCATCTTGCCGCAGTAAATCTTGAATACGTTCATCGAAATCGGGTGAGGTTTCTTGGTGAGGTAGCGGAATATGCTTTTCGGGAGTGACTGATTTAGGAAGCCACGGATCGAATGATAAATTGTAAACGAATTTTAATAAAATACGATGATCATTATAGTCATAAATTGAAAGCGTACTATTACGTACTGCATATTCATAGGTTAAGCCGATTTTTGAGTTTAAAAAAGTTGGGCTGTAACCACTAGCTGATAGTTTAAGTAGGGCATCACGTCTAATCTTGGTAGTTTTAGTGGTAAAATATTCCACTGAATGCGGATAATTATCAATACTTGCTAAAATTCCTGTACGTAAATGCCAATCAGGTGCAAGTTTAATGTCATTAGATATAAGGGCTGATGCTCCTTGAATATTGTATGCCTTATGGTTAGCGCTGTGCCACCTACCGGCTAGTGCGCCAAGTAAGTGTAATTTTTGATTGATACGATGACTAACACCTATGCCGCCATCTACTTCTGTGCGACTTTTTGCAATTTCGCGAAAGGCTCGGCGACCAATACCAGCAAAAAATGAAACATTAGATGGTAAAGAAATATCAAGCTCTGCTCGATGGGTATTATAAAACCAAAGTGGTCCTTTGCTATAGTTATCGCCGCCGCGTAGCAATAAGGCGTTAAAATGATAAGCTAAAAGAGTAGTTGCTTTGTCGAATAGTAAAATACCAGGGCGAGCACCAATTTCAAGGTAACTTAAATCTTGAAATTGCTTTTCATTGTAGGCTTGCATTGTTGCTTCAATTTCAAAGCTCGGGCGTATAAAATAATTAGTAGGCCAAACAAAGCGCCACCATGTTTTCATTTGCTCAATGATACTAGCTTTGGCTATATCAGTTTGTGTGGTATCAGTAAGAGATTGAGCGTTTGCATTATTTGACCATCCAGTAGCTAATTCAAGCTTGCCAGTAAAAGCAGGAACATAATTTTGGTCTATATCAGTTAATAGTTGCATTAATGCTTGATGATCTTCAGTATAAATGTATGGTAATGTTTTTGCGGTATTGAGATGTTCTAGTGCTATAGAATTATTGTTATTATATTTGTCGATCATGGCCAATAGAATTTCTTTGCGAGTTTGTGATGCTGATAATTTATGGCATTGTGTGATCGCTATTGTTTGTTGCGCGTCGTCTAAGGCTCCTTGATTAATTTGAATAAAGGCTATCCACAAAAAGGATTCGCAGTCACCAGGATTTTGAGCGTTGATGTCTTTAAGAGTACGCAAAGACCAAAAGTCATTACCATCAAGTAGGTATGCACGAGCTAACAACCATTTTAAGGTTAGATTAGTTTTATCGATAACAAGATGGGTTTTTAAAAAGGTAATGGATTCTTTTAAATTGCCTCGTTCAATAAGAGTAATGGCGTTTTGTTCAATATTCGCATGGTTGATTGTTTTATTTGCCGCAGAGGGATTTTCCTCTGCGGTAGTATTTGCCGCCGTGAAAGTTATCAATAATATTATAAGTATAATGCAGGACCTCACTATTACTTCTCACGTGGATATGGCCAAGCAACAATACCGCCTTCCATAACTTTTACATTGGTCCAGCCTCTGCCTATTAATGCTCGTGCCGCCTCATAACCGCGCAGTGAAATTTTGCAGTAGCAAATAATTTCTGCGCTCTTG is part of the Deltaproteobacteria bacterium genome and harbors:
- a CDS encoding thioredoxin domain-containing protein yields the protein MAIPANSRSNYLFVLVFISLLCNNNAVAQTKHCNALTPTQKQIQNEIFLKLHPYAGCDETFESCLAHQKPNRGVIRVADDLCRHIAAGKTQQEIKMAFNKRAQSVLPAIKPAVITLNENTLAGDKSAPVTVVVYACARCPFCKVVITSLYHKISNGVLFGKARLYFRPFPIKSHPGATEGGLAMVSAARLNRFWPFTIKLYDRYEQFCPAQLSSWASEEGLDKTIFEKYLADPQTRQSLITSKQEGLRNKVDATPTLFIDNVKYVYELQHDAIVDVLLEVYEAKTEARRQ
- a CDS encoding DoxX family membrane protein; amino-acid sequence: MNKFFYWQGHAYFVFIARVYLALIFLFACYHKILHPDAFALDVATYQILPLELVNLMAIILPWVELTAGLMLLLGFRIRAASLLICAMMLVFILAVVLALHKGLHMACGCFASQGANEDPISWRTIVRDSFWLILGIYIIFFNKYIFSIDGIIFRLKQQRT
- the ruvB gene encoding Holliday junction branch migration DNA helicase RuvB → MPERMITATALPGEARHELSLRPRTFNEIIGQSELVDNLKVFVKAARERGEALDHLLLCGPPGLGKTTLAHLIANELGAELHLSSGPAIERKDLAGILSQLKERDVLFIDEIHRLSPVVEENLYPAMEDFSFDLVLGGGPHARTIQMPLPQFTLIGATTRTGLLTGPMRDRFGFTGRLKYYNAVELEQVVLRSAGLLSIKCNTGGAREIARRSRGTPRIANRLLRRVRDFAEVDGSGIIDLEIAKHATSRLGVDEHGFDEMDRHLLEAIVVKFDGGPVGLDTLGAALGEEADTIESVYEPFLLQEGYLKRTPRGRMATLNTYEFLGRSMPKSNLQD
- a CDS encoding YebC/PmpR family DNA-binding transcriptional regulator, translated to MSGHSKWATIKRKKGAIDAQRGKLFTKLVREITTAASIGGGDLAGNPRLRTAIAAAKTQSMPADKIDRAIKKGTGELEGEKIEEVTYEGYGPGGIAILIETQTDNRNRTTSEVRMVLSKNNGNLGATNSVAYMFHKRGIIHFDANVYSEDTIMEVALEAGAEDIQQDGESVIVTTDIKSFADVLDLFDKKEMKYQNAEMSMIPETTVKVSGDAAVKIVRLIERLEECDDVQKVYANFDIDYAELERIALL
- a CDS encoding SUMF1/EgtB/PvdO family nonheme iron enzyme; this translates as MTRSLFLYRCLILLISLKNTSCLVDEKCNSDLDCKSPKICSPKGECIIQCNKDSDCDISFGAAYICDNYRCTMPNACTICVFINAQSSCIHGICTMEHCDAGFYNLNNSTSDGCEYTCSPSGDEVADHIDNDCDGLIDEDTDLNSDVLNCGSVGNVCPSLPYASPICNEGKCSYQCYAGWRDDNGLPDDGCETKIQSLCPNDMVAIGSAFCIDKYEASRADATESDQGINNSIAISQPGVLPWMVDEMTTTHFNEFKDACQAAGKHLCSKEEWFAACTGSQQNNYVYGNIFNRETCNCVDTFCDDFCVQRSISPCDTTTNCGYTYYYKYNIEIFHEVPTAQFSDCTNDYGTLDINGNVWEIVTSTNDLLNRGYEIRGGAFNCASASARVNCSFNATWSTLYAGFRCCKQP
- a CDS encoding PaaI family thioesterase, with product MSIATFEHPNCIMCSSSSNMGLKLRFKVQPDGSVLAMFPCHDILQSYPKTLHGGMVSALLDAAMTNVLFSIGVVAVTAELTVKFHAPVNPDRFVAVSGTIDEKPVHPLYYVSAQIVQDNKVMAKATAKFIAKNAI
- the ruvC gene encoding crossover junction endodeoxyribonuclease RuvC, encoding MRVLGIDPGSHKTGWGVIQSEGGRHKVLTYGVICTKADTTATRLCDIANGIDEVVHTNKPEAIAIETIFHAKNAKSALILGQSRGVALLCAARAGVAIFEYTAGQIKQAVTGHGRAEKEQVQKMVQFILGINRPMVLDTSDALAAAICHAQMRVTEQSTFLAELAASRRISKQRLKRYSNHMDDI
- a CDS encoding MBL fold metallo-hydrolase; this encodes MNSLATTAKLTILVDNKAKSGLHFEHGFAVLLETPNHYLLFDTGQGEAFNLNTITLNTNLTRVNSVIISHGHYDHTGGLPIIYEQSPNAHIYLHPLATIPRYSIRDGVAKSIAISEKSKLALNKVSKLNLHEVTSPIRLVDGLVISGPIPRQNQIEDVGGPFYKDAYGKQPDDIIDEIALWFNTKNGLVIIVGCSHAGIINTIIHAQDISGEKRVHCVLGGFHLNSASEHRLNYTIDALKELSPDIIVPCHCTGEHAISRIKETFQNRCIEGEAGTILTFSDFT
- the ruvA gene encoding Holliday junction branch migration protein RuvA; the protein is MIASLRGILISKNASSAVIECGGVGYFVAMSLTSLAKIGSEGSEVKVLVHTQLSQDALRLFGFYDAKERQIFEVLISINGVGPKLALALLSSLSPDELCSIVSRGDRLALTHVPGVGAKKADRLLLELKGKLPEPVAMLPSGNSTLHIDVQSALINLGFAPNIADKAARQALAENPDEVEIATLVRAALRGTRG
- a CDS encoding rhodanese-like domain-containing protein, with the translated sequence MYRIKKYIFLLSTQQVITPWRIVFRDAAIIIFICTLIACITNLLRSDGIPFIQKQEYQILVPCPVTTGEVDAVTAGTALIYDDHVIVIDARQINDRDKFKLDKAIHIPYDYLTPVASEIIDSIAASGAREILVFGDGSDPDSGEQLARELAGNGIKNVSYIKGGAKAMIAKKLGGATNE